The genome window GAGAGCGCGTAGGAGACGCCGAGCGCGAGAAAGCCCGTCGCGGTCCCCAGCGACGCCGCGATGGCGGTCAGGCCGACGATAGAGAGGAAAGAAAGCGCGACGCCGAACCACAGGAACACGAGGACGATGACCGCGAGGAACTGCCGGTAGACGGGCGACTCGCCGGGCAGCGACCGCTCCAGGACGGTCCTGACGACGAACATAATGGCCTTGATGCCCACCGCGGCGACCGCGAGGAAGACGAACCCCGTTATGAGGCGCGGCAGCGCGTCGACGACGTTCGTGACTAGCTGTTCGAGCGCTCTGTTGATGACACCGACTTGCACGCCGGATGGTGGGCGGAGAGGCCCCTAAGTGTTGGCCTCGGCCGGTACGGTCGCCTCGCCGGGGTGACGGACCACTTCGTACTCGCCGTCCTCGGTGATGCCGATGACGGCCCAGTCGTACGGTACCTCTCGCCGGGTGAGACGGCGGCTGAGGTGCGTCGCCTCGCCCGTGCGTGTGACGAAACAGCGCATGTCGCCGCCCTCGGGTATCGGGTCCTGCGAGTCGAGCACCGAGACGGTGACGACGCGCCAGCCGCGCTCCGCTCGCAGTTCGGTGCCAGTGCGCGACACGGTGTATCCGAGGTCGTCGAATATCGACCGGGCCTGCTCGTCGAGTGATGTGGTAACGGCCCCCATCTGAGAAGCAGTACCACTGGCTATCTGATAAACGTTCCCACTAGCCACGGCGCTGACAGTTTCGTCCGCCTACTCGTGGGCCGCGTCCCACTCCTCGGCCTTCCGGAGGTTCGAGCAGTCGTTACAGCGGATGCGCCCCATCGAGTCCATGGCGTTGTTGAACGTCTCGCAGTTGCTGCAGAAATAGCCCCAGCGGTGCTCGCGGTCGGCGTCGCGGTAGACGACGTAAAACGCGCCTTTCGTGCCGATGTCGCCGTCGCTCCGGTCGACGTACAGCGTCTCGCCGTCGGGTCCGTCGAGTGCGTCCATACGTGGTCATGACGGGCCAGCGGCTAAATCACTGCGGAAACCATTAGTGGCTGGTTCCCCTGCACTGTGGGTGTGAGTCCCCGCCTTATCCAGTACTCCGACGTGGAGAAAGCGTACGACACGCCCGAGCGAATCGGACGACTCGCGGGGACGGTGGCCGCCGCCGACGGCCCTGACGCCCTGGCGGTCGGGACCGGGGACAACACCGGCCCGGGGGTGCTGTCGCTGGTCACCGACGGCGAGCAGTCCCTGGA of Haloarcula sp. DT43 contains these proteins:
- a CDS encoding mechanosensitive ion channel domain-containing protein is translated as MQVGVINRALEQLVTNVVDALPRLITGFVFLAVAAVGIKAIMFVVRTVLERSLPGESPVYRQFLAVIVLVFLWFGVALSFLSIVGLTAIAASLGTATGFLALGVSYALSEMIKDAVAGVYLLRDPDFNPGDTVKAGDTTGEVAAIELRKTRFRVDGDTVVRANAAIEERWTKVGSDS
- a CDS encoding DUF7116 family protein, yielding MGAVTTSLDEQARSIFDDLGYTVSRTGTELRAERGWRVVTVSVLDSQDPIPEGGDMRCFVTRTGEATHLSRRLTRREVPYDWAVIGITEDGEYEVVRHPGEATVPAEANT
- a CDS encoding DUF5816 domain-containing protein; the encoded protein is MDALDGPDGETLYVDRSDGDIGTKGAFYVVYRDADREHRWGYFCSNCETFNNAMDSMGRIRCNDCSNLRKAEEWDAAHE